A single genomic interval of Oryza sativa Japonica Group chromosome 7, ASM3414082v1 harbors:
- the LOC4342703 gene encoding probable galactinol--sucrose galactosyltransferase 2 isoform X1, translated as MTVTPQITVSDGRLAVRGRTVLTGVPENVTAAHASGAGLVDGAFVGADAGEAKSHHVFTFGTLRECRFMCLFRFKLWWMTQRMGSSGRDVPLETQFMLIEVPATAAGDGHDGGGDGEPVFVVMLPLLEGKFRAALQGNDDDELQICIESGDKAVQTEQGVNMVYIHAGTNPFDTITQAIKAVEKRMQTFHHRDKKKMPSFLDWFGWCTWDAFYTDVTADGVKQGLRSLANGGAPPRFLIIDDGWQQIGTEDDDTDEHPAVAVQEGAQFASRLTGIKENVKFQSKNGGAGEDTPGLRMLVEEVKGEHGVRQVYVWHAMAGYWGGVAPAPAMERYEAALAYPVQSPGVTANQPDIVMDSLSVLGLGLVHPRKVLDFYDELHAYLASCGVDGVKVDVQNIIETLGAGHGGRVALTRAYNRALEASVARSFPDNGCISCMCHNTDMLYSARQTAVVRASDDFYPRDPASHTIHVASVAYNTVFLGEFMQPDWDMFHSLHPAAEYHGAARAIGGCPIYVSDKPGNHNFDLLRKLVLPDGSVLRARLPGRPTRDCLFSDPARDGESLLKIWNLNNCGGVVGVFNCQGAGWCRVAKKTRVHDAAPGTLTGAVRADDVDAIAQVAGGDGGGWDGEAVVYAHRARELVRLPRGAALPVTLGALEYEVFHVCPVRAIAAAPGGAAVAFAPVGLLDMFNAGGAVEECAVDAAAAVALRVRGCGRFGAYFSRRPARCALDGADVGFTYDGDTGLVAVDLPVPEQEMYRWNLEIHV; from the exons ATGACGGTGACGCCGCAGATCACGGTGAGCGACGGGAGGCTGGCGGTGCGGGGGCGGACGGTGCTGACCGGCGTGCCGGAGAACGTGACGGCGGCGCACGCGTCCGGCGCCGGGCTCGTCGACGGCGCCTtcgtcggcgccgacgccggcgaggccaAGAGCCACCACGTCTTCACCTTCGGCACGCTCCG GGAATGCCGGTTCATGTGCCTGTTCAGGTTCAAGCTGTGGTGGATGACGCAGAGGATGGGCTCCTCCGGCCGCGACGTCCCGCTCGAGACCCAGTTCATGCTCATCGaggtccccgccaccgccgccggcgacggccacgacggcggcggcgacggcgagccggtgTTCGTGGTGATGCTGCCGCTGCTGGAGGGGAAGTTCCGCGCGGCGCTGCAGggaaacgacgacgacgagctccagATATGCATCGAGAGCG GGGATAAGGCGGTGCAGACAGAGCAGGGCGTGAACATGGTGTACATCCACGCTGGGACCAACCCCTTCGACACGATCACCCAAGCCATCAA GGCAGTGGAGAAGCGAATGCAGACGTTCCACCACAGGGACAAGAAGAAG ATGCCGTCCTTCTTGGATTGGTTCGGGTGGTGCACATGGGACGCGTTCTACACCGACGTcaccgccgacggcgtcaagcaGGGCCTCCGCAGCCTCGCCaatggcggcgcgccgccgcgcttcCTCATCATCGACGACGGCTGGCAGCAGATCGGCACCGAGGACGACGACACGGACGAacaccccgccgtcgccgtccaggAGGGCGCCCAGTTCGCCAGCCGGCTCACCGGCATCAAGGAGAACGTCAAGTTCCAGAGCAagaacggcggcgccggcgaggacacGCCGGGGCTGAGGATGCtggtggaggaggtgaaggGGGAGCACGGCGTCCGGCAGGTGTACGTGTGGCACGCCATGGCCGGGTACTGGGGCGgcgtggcgccggcgccggcgatggagcGGTACGAGGCGGCGCTGGCGTACCCGGTGCAGTCGCCGGGGGTGACGGCGAACCAGCCGGACATCGTCATGGACTCCCTCTCCGTGCTCGGCCTGGGCCTCGTCCACCCGCGCAAGGTGCTCGACTTCTACGACGAGCTCCACGCCTACCTGGCGTCgtgcggcgtcgacggcgtgaAGGTGGACGTGCAGAACATCATCGAGACGCTCGGCGCCGGCCACGGCGGCCGCGTCGCGCTCACGCGCGCCTACAACCGCGCGCTCGAGGCGTCCGTGGCGCGGAGCTTCCCGGACAACGGCTGCATCTCCTGCATGTGCCACAACACCGACATGCTCTACAGCGCGCGCCAGACCGCCGTCGTCCGCGCCTCCGACGACTTCTACCCTCGCGACCCGGCGTCCCACACCATCCACGTCGCCTCCGTCGCCTACAACACCGTCTTCCTCGGCGAGTTCATGCAGCCCGACTGGGACATGTTCCAT AGCTTGCACCCGGCGGCGGAGTACCACGGCGCGGCGAGGGCGATCGGCGGGTGTCCGATCTACGTCAGCGACAAGCCGGGGAACCACAACTTCGATCTGCTCAGGAAGCTCGTCCTCCCCGACGGCTCCGTGCTCCGGGCGCGCCTCCCCGGCCGCCCCACCCGCGACTGCCTCTTCTCCGACCCGGCGCGCGACGGCGAGAG TTTGCTCAAGATATGGAACCTGAACAATTGCGGCGGCGTGGTCGGGGTGTTCAACTGCCAGGGCGCCGGGTGGTGCAGGGTGGCCAAGAAGACGCGCGTGCACGACGCGGCGCCCGGGACGCTCACCGGCGCCGTGCgcgccgacgacgtcgacgccatcgcgcaggtcgccggcggcgacggcggaggctgGGACGGGGAGGCCGTGGTGTACGCGCACCGGGCGCGTGAGCTGGTCCGGCTGCCGCGCGGCGCCGCGCTGCCGGTGACGCTCGGGGCGCTCGAGTACGAGGTGTTCCACGTCTGCCCCGTccgcgccatcgccgcggcgccgggcggcgccgccgtcgcgttcgCGCCCGTCGGGCTCCTCGACATGTTcaacgccggcggcgccgtcgaggaGTGCGCCGTCGATGCCGCAGCCGCCGTGGCGCTCAGGGTGCGCGGTTGCGGCCGGTTCGGCGCCTACTTCTcgcggaggccggcgaggtGCGCGCTCGACGGCGCCGACGTGGGGTTCACCTACGACGGCGACACGgggctcgtcgccgtcgacctgccGGTGCCGGAGCAGGAGATGTACAGGTGGAACCTGGAGATTCACGTCTag
- the LOC4342703 gene encoding probable galactinol--sucrose galactosyltransferase 2 isoform X2, protein MPVHVPVQVQAVVDDAEDGLLRPRRPARDPVHAHRGPRHRRRRRPRRRRRRRAGVRGDAAAAGGEVPRGAAGKRRRRAPDMHRERDLDDVFGAGDKAVQTEQGVNMVYIHAGTNPFDTITQAIKAVEKRMQTFHHRDKKKMPSFLDWFGWCTWDAFYTDVTADGVKQGLRSLANGGAPPRFLIIDDGWQQIGTEDDDTDEHPAVAVQEGAQFASRLTGIKENVKFQSKNGGAGEDTPGLRMLVEEVKGEHGVRQVYVWHAMAGYWGGVAPAPAMERYEAALAYPVQSPGVTANQPDIVMDSLSVLGLGLVHPRKVLDFYDELHAYLASCGVDGVKVDVQNIIETLGAGHGGRVALTRAYNRALEASVARSFPDNGCISCMCHNTDMLYSARQTAVVRASDDFYPRDPASHTIHVASVAYNTVFLGEFMQPDWDMFHSLHPAAEYHGAARAIGGCPIYVSDKPGNHNFDLLRKLVLPDGSVLRARLPGRPTRDCLFSDPARDGESLLKIWNLNNCGGVVGVFNCQGAGWCRVAKKTRVHDAAPGTLTGAVRADDVDAIAQVAGGDGGGWDGEAVVYAHRARELVRLPRGAALPVTLGALEYEVFHVCPVRAIAAAPGGAAVAFAPVGLLDMFNAGGAVEECAVDAAAAVALRVRGCGRFGAYFSRRPARCALDGADVGFTYDGDTGLVAVDLPVPEQEMYRWNLEIHV, encoded by the exons ATGCCGGTTCATGTGCCTGTTCAGGTTCAAGCTGTGGTGGATGACGCAGAGGATGGGCTCCTCCGGCCGCGACGTCCCGCTCGAGACCCAGTTCATGCTCATCGaggtccccgccaccgccgccggcgacggccacgacggcggcggcgacggcgagccggtgTTCGTGGTGATGCTGCCGCTGCTGGAGGGGAAGTTCCGCGCGGCGCTGCAGggaaacgacgacgacgagctccagATATGCATCGAGAGCG TGATTTGGACGACGTTTTTGGGGCAGGGGATAAGGCGGTGCAGACAGAGCAGGGCGTGAACATGGTGTACATCCACGCTGGGACCAACCCCTTCGACACGATCACCCAAGCCATCAA GGCAGTGGAGAAGCGAATGCAGACGTTCCACCACAGGGACAAGAAGAAG ATGCCGTCCTTCTTGGATTGGTTCGGGTGGTGCACATGGGACGCGTTCTACACCGACGTcaccgccgacggcgtcaagcaGGGCCTCCGCAGCCTCGCCaatggcggcgcgccgccgcgcttcCTCATCATCGACGACGGCTGGCAGCAGATCGGCACCGAGGACGACGACACGGACGAacaccccgccgtcgccgtccaggAGGGCGCCCAGTTCGCCAGCCGGCTCACCGGCATCAAGGAGAACGTCAAGTTCCAGAGCAagaacggcggcgccggcgaggacacGCCGGGGCTGAGGATGCtggtggaggaggtgaaggGGGAGCACGGCGTCCGGCAGGTGTACGTGTGGCACGCCATGGCCGGGTACTGGGGCGgcgtggcgccggcgccggcgatggagcGGTACGAGGCGGCGCTGGCGTACCCGGTGCAGTCGCCGGGGGTGACGGCGAACCAGCCGGACATCGTCATGGACTCCCTCTCCGTGCTCGGCCTGGGCCTCGTCCACCCGCGCAAGGTGCTCGACTTCTACGACGAGCTCCACGCCTACCTGGCGTCgtgcggcgtcgacggcgtgaAGGTGGACGTGCAGAACATCATCGAGACGCTCGGCGCCGGCCACGGCGGCCGCGTCGCGCTCACGCGCGCCTACAACCGCGCGCTCGAGGCGTCCGTGGCGCGGAGCTTCCCGGACAACGGCTGCATCTCCTGCATGTGCCACAACACCGACATGCTCTACAGCGCGCGCCAGACCGCCGTCGTCCGCGCCTCCGACGACTTCTACCCTCGCGACCCGGCGTCCCACACCATCCACGTCGCCTCCGTCGCCTACAACACCGTCTTCCTCGGCGAGTTCATGCAGCCCGACTGGGACATGTTCCAT AGCTTGCACCCGGCGGCGGAGTACCACGGCGCGGCGAGGGCGATCGGCGGGTGTCCGATCTACGTCAGCGACAAGCCGGGGAACCACAACTTCGATCTGCTCAGGAAGCTCGTCCTCCCCGACGGCTCCGTGCTCCGGGCGCGCCTCCCCGGCCGCCCCACCCGCGACTGCCTCTTCTCCGACCCGGCGCGCGACGGCGAGAG TTTGCTCAAGATATGGAACCTGAACAATTGCGGCGGCGTGGTCGGGGTGTTCAACTGCCAGGGCGCCGGGTGGTGCAGGGTGGCCAAGAAGACGCGCGTGCACGACGCGGCGCCCGGGACGCTCACCGGCGCCGTGCgcgccgacgacgtcgacgccatcgcgcaggtcgccggcggcgacggcggaggctgGGACGGGGAGGCCGTGGTGTACGCGCACCGGGCGCGTGAGCTGGTCCGGCTGCCGCGCGGCGCCGCGCTGCCGGTGACGCTCGGGGCGCTCGAGTACGAGGTGTTCCACGTCTGCCCCGTccgcgccatcgccgcggcgccgggcggcgccgccgtcgcgttcgCGCCCGTCGGGCTCCTCGACATGTTcaacgccggcggcgccgtcgaggaGTGCGCCGTCGATGCCGCAGCCGCCGTGGCGCTCAGGGTGCGCGGTTGCGGCCGGTTCGGCGCCTACTTCTcgcggaggccggcgaggtGCGCGCTCGACGGCGCCGACGTGGGGTTCACCTACGACGGCGACACGgggctcgtcgccgtcgacctgccGGTGCCGGAGCAGGAGATGTACAGGTGGAACCTGGAGATTCACGTCTag